Proteins from a single region of Lysinibacillus sp. JNUCC-52:
- a CDS encoding aspartate aminotransferase family protein: MVQTNLKSDVLKKDEQYVWHSMKPYNPQATYVVEKSDGARIVDTEGNEYIDAMAGLWCVNVGYGRKELADVAHEQMMKNAYAPLSQGHLPAVELAEKINQMLGGDYVIFFSNSGSEANETAFKIARQYHQQKGESARYKIVSRYRAYHGNSFGALAATGQAERKYKYEPLSPGFIHVAPPDQYREPENDSLAPTDLASVKAVDKMMTWELGDTIAAMILEPIITGGGVIMPPENYMKGIEAICKKHGALMIVDEVICGFGRTGKPFGFMNYGVKPDIITMAKGITSAYLPLSATAVKREIYEAFTGTDAYGYFRHVNTFGGSPVACAVALKNIEILEREALFERSKEVGAKTLQTLQNALNTHSNVGDVRGKGLLIGIELVVDKISKEPLPVEKVNAVIAACKGQGVIIGKNGATVAGFNNVLTLSPPLNIAQEDLDRILNVVVNSINTL; this comes from the coding sequence ATGGTTCAAACTAATCTTAAGAGTGATGTATTAAAAAAAGATGAACAATATGTCTGGCATTCAATGAAGCCTTATAATCCGCAAGCAACATATGTTGTAGAAAAATCGGATGGTGCAAGAATCGTTGATACAGAGGGTAATGAATACATTGATGCAATGGCGGGGTTATGGTGTGTAAATGTAGGATACGGTCGTAAGGAATTAGCGGATGTTGCACATGAGCAAATGATGAAAAATGCCTATGCGCCTCTATCACAAGGCCATTTGCCCGCTGTTGAATTAGCAGAAAAAATTAACCAAATGCTTGGCGGCGATTATGTCATTTTCTTTTCTAATAGTGGCTCTGAGGCAAACGAAACGGCGTTTAAAATAGCCCGTCAATATCATCAACAAAAAGGGGAAAGTGCACGCTATAAAATTGTCTCGCGTTATCGGGCATACCACGGAAATTCATTCGGAGCTTTAGCTGCGACAGGGCAAGCAGAACGAAAATATAAATATGAACCACTTTCACCAGGCTTTATTCATGTTGCGCCACCTGATCAATATCGGGAACCAGAAAATGACTCGTTAGCACCAACTGACTTAGCGAGTGTAAAAGCTGTCGATAAAATGATGACATGGGAACTGGGCGATACTATTGCAGCAATGATATTAGAACCGATTATTACAGGTGGCGGTGTTATCATGCCTCCAGAAAATTATATGAAGGGCATTGAGGCAATCTGTAAAAAACATGGAGCATTAATGATTGTCGATGAAGTCATTTGCGGGTTTGGACGTACAGGAAAGCCATTCGGTTTTATGAACTACGGTGTGAAGCCTGATATTATTACGATGGCTAAAGGGATTACAAGTGCTTATTTACCACTGTCAGCAACGGCAGTGAAGCGGGAAATTTATGAGGCATTTACAGGAACAGATGCATACGGTTATTTCCGTCATGTCAATACATTTGGTGGATCACCTGTAGCCTGTGCTGTCGCTTTGAAAAATATCGAAATCCTTGAAAGAGAAGCGTTATTTGAGCGATCTAAGGAAGTAGGAGCTAAAACATTACAAACGCTTCAAAATGCTTTAAATACGCATTCAAATGTTGGCGATGTTCGTGGGAAAGGCTTATTGATCGGGATAGAATTAGTTGTAGATAAAATCTCAAAAGAACCTTTGCCAGTGGAAAAAGTGAATGCTGTCATTGCAGCATGTAAAGGGCAAGGGGTCATCATTGGGAAAAATGGAGCTACCGTAGCAGGGTTTAATAACGTCTTAACATTATCACCACCACTTAATATTGCACAAGAAGATCTTGATCGCATACTAAATGTGGTTGTGAATAGTATAAATACGCTGTAG
- a CDS encoding CoA-acylating methylmalonate-semialdehyde dehydrogenase has product MSIQQKTKALSHFINGTKMEGTSGCFSAVYNPSTGEIIAQVPLASKEEVRLAIQFAKTAFPAWKKTSIGKRIEVLHRFRQLLVARQDELIQVICEESGKTFEDAKGEIIRGIESVDMAIGAPQLLKGEYSVNVGGDINAFSAKAPLGVVATIAPFNFPVMVPLAISSMAIAVGNAVILKPSERVPHSALLLSEFWKEAGLPDGIWTVINGDKEAVNELLENKEIQAISFVGSTPVAEYIYHTGTKHNKRVAAFGGGKNFMIVMPDANLEQTANAFLGAAYGAASQRCMAISGAIVVGKDTEERLTKVLKEKIVNLKIGCYKDPTIDFGPVISQQAKDLIIQYIDGAVAEGANLVIDGRNPSICETSKGFYLGPTLINHVTPDMQIFKEEVFGPARIILGVETLQEAIDLINNHELGNGVTMFTRSGRAARKFQEEIEVGMVGINVPIPIPVGYHNFGGWKRSKFGEGHMFGPDQARFFTKAKTISERWPDEAENTTSSFAFPSNSDTKLH; this is encoded by the coding sequence ATGTCAATTCAACAAAAAACGAAAGCGCTATCACATTTTATAAATGGCACAAAAATGGAAGGAACGAGTGGTTGCTTTTCAGCTGTTTACAACCCATCGACAGGAGAGATTATTGCCCAGGTTCCATTAGCTTCAAAAGAAGAGGTAAGGCTAGCTATTCAGTTTGCGAAAACAGCCTTTCCTGCTTGGAAAAAAACATCAATTGGCAAAAGGATTGAAGTATTGCATCGTTTCCGTCAACTATTAGTAGCGAGGCAGGATGAACTAATTCAAGTTATTTGTGAGGAAAGCGGTAAAACATTTGAAGATGCGAAAGGTGAAATCATTCGTGGAATAGAATCTGTAGATATGGCAATTGGTGCACCGCAATTATTAAAGGGCGAATATTCAGTAAATGTAGGTGGCGATATTAATGCCTTTTCTGCAAAGGCGCCTCTCGGTGTTGTAGCAACAATTGCACCATTTAATTTTCCTGTAATGGTACCTCTTGCAATCTCTAGTATGGCGATTGCGGTAGGTAATGCTGTTATTTTAAAGCCATCTGAGCGTGTACCACATTCAGCATTGTTACTAAGCGAATTTTGGAAAGAAGCAGGCTTACCAGATGGGATATGGACAGTTATTAATGGGGATAAAGAAGCTGTCAATGAACTACTTGAAAACAAAGAAATTCAAGCCATTTCTTTTGTTGGATCGACACCTGTAGCAGAATATATTTATCATACAGGTACAAAGCATAATAAGCGCGTAGCTGCATTTGGTGGAGGAAAAAACTTTATGATTGTCATGCCTGATGCCAATCTTGAGCAAACTGCCAATGCCTTTTTAGGCGCAGCATATGGTGCTGCTTCACAGCGCTGTATGGCCATTTCGGGAGCTATAGTTGTTGGGAAGGATACAGAAGAACGATTAACAAAAGTGTTAAAAGAGAAAATAGTAAATTTAAAAATTGGTTGTTACAAAGATCCTACTATCGATTTTGGCCCTGTCATTTCGCAGCAAGCGAAAGACTTAATTATCCAATACATCGACGGAGCAGTTGCTGAGGGGGCCAACCTCGTCATAGATGGAAGAAATCCTAGCATTTGTGAAACGTCGAAAGGCTTTTATTTAGGACCGACCCTAATTAATCATGTCACACCAGATATGCAGATTTTTAAAGAAGAAGTATTTGGACCAGCACGCATTATATTGGGCGTCGAGACATTACAGGAAGCCATTGATTTAATTAATAACCATGAGCTTGGAAATGGTGTGACGATGTTTACGCGTAGTGGACGTGCAGCGCGTAAATTCCAAGAGGAAATAGAAGTTGGGATGGTAGGCATAAATGTCCCTATTCCAATTCCTGTTGGCTATCACAATTTTGGAGGGTGGAAGCGTTCTAAATTTGGCGAAGGGCATATGTTTGGGCCAGATCAAGCGAGGTTCTTTACGAAAGCAAAAACGATTTCTGAACGATGGCCTGATGAAGCGGAGAATACAACAAGTTCATTTGCCTTTCCAAGTAATAGCGATACCAAATTACATTAG
- a CDS encoding amino acid permease has product MEQQTHLQRGLKKRHMTMIAIAGVIGAGLFMGSGSVINLAGPGAILSYIFAGIIVILVMRMLGEMAAVNPTSGSFAHYAHEAIGPWAGFMIGWLYWFFWVVAIALEATAAAAIIQYWYDGIPLWLLSLLLTVALTLTNVLSVKAFGEFEYWFSLIKVVSIIAFLALGAFIIFGIAPNFNAIGTANLIGEGGFLPNGFGAVLMGVVIVIFSFMGTEIVAIAAGESDEPLAAVTKATNSITWRILIFYVGSITVVVTLLPWHSSDILTSPYVAVLDYIGIPAAAQIMNFVVLTAVLSCLNSALYATSRMVFSLAEKGEAPRAFLKLNKNGAPVNAILAATFFSYIAVIMNYVSPDKVFMFLLSSCSAITLILYLIISFSQLKMRRKIEKENPALLKVKMWLFPYLTYFTILATTALLVSMFFIDSMRSQILFTCVVVAIVMILYVVTQRKKITNPVGEASSSFQKENLILNNDTE; this is encoded by the coding sequence ATGGAACAACAAACGCATTTACAGAGAGGGTTAAAGAAAAGACACATGACAATGATCGCTATTGCAGGGGTGATAGGCGCTGGCCTTTTTATGGGAAGTGGCTCGGTTATAAACTTGGCTGGGCCTGGTGCCATATTATCTTATATTTTTGCTGGGATAATTGTCATTCTTGTTATGCGAATGCTAGGTGAAATGGCAGCTGTAAACCCGACAAGTGGTTCATTTGCACACTACGCACATGAAGCAATTGGTCCGTGGGCTGGTTTTATGATTGGCTGGTTATATTGGTTTTTCTGGGTTGTCGCAATTGCGCTAGAAGCAACTGCTGCCGCCGCAATTATTCAATATTGGTATGACGGCATTCCTTTGTGGTTGCTAAGTTTACTATTAACTGTCGCACTTACTTTAACAAATGTACTGTCAGTAAAGGCATTTGGTGAGTTTGAATACTGGTTCTCTCTTATCAAGGTTGTAAGTATTATTGCCTTTTTAGCACTTGGGGCATTTATCATTTTCGGGATAGCGCCGAATTTTAATGCTATTGGTACTGCCAATTTAATCGGTGAGGGTGGTTTTTTACCAAATGGATTTGGGGCTGTATTAATGGGGGTAGTAATTGTTATTTTCTCCTTTATGGGTACAGAAATTGTTGCGATCGCTGCGGGAGAATCTGATGAACCGTTAGCAGCAGTGACTAAAGCAACAAATTCGATTACATGGCGTATTTTAATTTTCTATGTTGGGTCAATAACGGTAGTCGTTACATTATTACCATGGCATTCTTCAGATATTTTAACAAGTCCATATGTAGCAGTTCTAGATTATATCGGTATACCCGCTGCAGCACAAATAATGAATTTCGTTGTATTAACAGCGGTTTTATCGTGTTTAAACTCGGCGCTCTATGCAACATCAAGAATGGTCTTTTCTTTAGCAGAAAAAGGGGAGGCACCAAGAGCATTTTTAAAACTAAATAAAAATGGCGCTCCTGTAAATGCAATTCTAGCAGCCACTTTTTTCTCATATATTGCTGTAATTATGAACTATGTTTCGCCAGATAAAGTTTTTATGTTTTTATTGAGTTCCTGTAGTGCAATAACGTTAATTCTTTACTTAATTATCTCGTTTTCACAATTAAAAATGCGTCGGAAAATAGAAAAAGAAAATCCAGCGTTATTAAAAGTGAAAATGTGGTTATTCCCTTATTTAACGTATTTTACTATATTGGCAACAACTGCATTACTAGTGTCGATGTTTTTTATTGATTCTATGCGTTCTCAAATTCTATTTACGTGTGTTGTAGTAGCAATAGTGATGATTCTTTATGTCGTAACACAAAGGAAAAAGATTACTAATCCTGTGGGAGAAGCGAGTTCATCTTTCCAAAAGGAAAATTTAATATTAAACAACGATACAGAATAA
- a CDS encoding PucR family transcriptional regulator: MSQYKLLVKDVLENEHFKSAEVVAGKDGLLRIVKWAHVIEIVQVDNFLAGDELVLTTGISLQHCIEDFIFFVESLIKKNCAALCIEYGTYLQTIPESILSLANQHDFPIIVFHETVPFVRITQDLHSQIMNQQYFMISSLETYSQTLNKNALLGQTVDDILQTLYQALRTQIIFSIKGRDPIFFPNIPTVKRRDLLKMPKSATQFIHEPIFIVDQHYADLTLYRGDGLFSEFELLILDRTATALAQLLMREFYIEEKRDIEDATILAEWIDHKLTKEEIFKFIVSHHSNFTYYSSAVFILSSPYTIMKVQEDIVYSKLYYRNLFEQNGFIPFLFERKSYVIFILLHTKDCKASRELLNTLFSTLKKTDFYKKQLSQGYQLAIGKVVSDVEEIPKSYQTALETLYICGKVQTTSFFYDDLHLYHLIYKLQMQVDLQEVIQDYLQPVIEYDKKHNSKLLETLQVYLQTNGSKQQTAKQLFIVRQTLYHRLKKLESLLGEDFMKGHNRITLEFMLLANSLIEEKK, encoded by the coding sequence ATGAGTCAATATAAGCTTCTAGTAAAGGATGTATTAGAAAATGAACACTTTAAAAGCGCCGAGGTCGTTGCAGGCAAAGATGGATTATTACGAATTGTAAAGTGGGCACATGTTATTGAAATTGTGCAAGTTGATAATTTCCTAGCTGGGGACGAATTGGTTTTAACGACGGGAATTAGTTTACAGCATTGTATTGAGGACTTTATCTTTTTTGTGGAGTCTTTAATTAAAAAAAACTGTGCAGCACTTTGCATAGAATACGGCACTTATTTACAAACAATACCAGAATCCATTCTTTCACTTGCCAACCAACATGACTTCCCAATCATAGTTTTTCATGAAACAGTTCCTTTTGTGAGGATTACACAGGATTTACATAGTCAAATTATGAACCAACAATATTTTATGATTTCTTCATTAGAAACTTACTCACAAACTTTAAACAAAAATGCTCTGTTAGGACAAACCGTAGATGATATTTTGCAAACACTCTATCAGGCACTACGTACACAAATCATTTTTTCTATTAAAGGTCGAGACCCTATCTTTTTTCCGAATATACCTACAGTCAAACGACGGGATTTATTAAAGATGCCAAAATCAGCAACACAATTTATACATGAGCCTATTTTTATTGTCGATCAACATTATGCAGATTTAACCCTTTATCGAGGGGATGGATTGTTCTCTGAATTTGAATTACTTATTTTAGATCGTACGGCGACGGCACTTGCTCAGCTTTTAATGCGTGAATTTTATATTGAAGAGAAAAGGGATATTGAGGATGCAACGATTTTAGCGGAGTGGATTGATCACAAGCTAACGAAAGAGGAAATTTTTAAATTTATCGTGTCCCATCATTCGAACTTTACTTATTATAGTAGCGCAGTGTTTATTTTATCTTCACCCTATACAATTATGAAGGTACAAGAGGATATTGTGTATAGCAAGCTTTATTATCGTAATCTATTTGAACAAAATGGTTTTATCCCTTTTTTATTTGAAAGGAAGAGCTATGTTATTTTCATTCTCCTCCATACAAAAGACTGTAAAGCGAGCCGAGAATTACTAAATACGCTTTTTTCTACGCTTAAAAAAACGGATTTTTATAAAAAGCAACTATCACAAGGATATCAACTAGCGATTGGTAAGGTCGTTTCAGATGTCGAGGAAATTCCGAAGAGCTATCAAACGGCTTTAGAAACATTATATATTTGTGGCAAAGTGCAAACGACCTCGTTTTTCTATGATGACTTACACTTATACCACCTCATTTACAAATTGCAAATGCAAGTGGATTTACAAGAAGTCATTCAAGACTATTTACAGCCTGTTATTGAATATGATAAAAAGCACAACAGTAAATTGCTCGAAACACTTCAAGTATATCTACAGACAAATGGATCCAAACAACAAACTGCTAAACAATTATTTATTGTACGGCAAACACTCTATCATCGCCTAAAGAAGCTTGAAAGTTTGCTAGGGGAGGATTTTATGAAGGGTCATAATCGCATTACACTTGAGTTTATGTTACTTGCCAATTCGCTTATAGAAGAAAAGAAGTAA
- a CDS encoding carbon-nitrogen family hydrolase, giving the protein MKIGCIQLNVRFGKVEENFVRAEEKIREAARLGAEIIVLPEMWNTGYALEKLAELADTDGQRAKAFLQSLAIELGVHIVGGSVATKKGDKFYNTMYSFDKEGNLVGEYSKAHLFRLMDEHLYLEAGDEMNRFALGDIEAAGVICYDIRFPEWLRAHALDGAKVIFVPAQWPTPRIDHWKTLLQARAIENQCFVIAVNRIANKVENFNGQSMVIQPWGEVLWVGAEDEEVAVIDVDFSIVDEVRGRIPVYDDRRPGLYSGVVNK; this is encoded by the coding sequence ATGAAAATAGGTTGTATTCAATTGAATGTAAGATTCGGTAAAGTAGAAGAAAATTTTGTGAGAGCAGAGGAAAAAATTCGCGAAGCGGCACGCTTAGGCGCGGAGATTATAGTACTTCCCGAAATGTGGAATACAGGCTATGCGCTTGAAAAGCTAGCCGAACTTGCAGATACAGATGGCCAACGAGCAAAGGCGTTTCTACAAAGCTTGGCAATCGAACTTGGTGTACATATTGTGGGGGGCTCTGTCGCAACGAAGAAGGGCGATAAATTTTACAATACGATGTATTCCTTTGATAAGGAAGGAAATCTGGTTGGTGAATACAGTAAAGCACATTTATTCCGCCTGATGGATGAACATCTTTATTTAGAAGCGGGTGATGAAATGAACCGCTTTGCATTGGGGGATATTGAAGCAGCGGGTGTTATTTGCTATGATATTCGTTTTCCAGAATGGTTACGTGCGCATGCATTAGATGGTGCAAAGGTGATATTTGTACCAGCTCAATGGCCAACACCTCGTATCGATCATTGGAAAACATTATTGCAGGCACGTGCAATTGAAAATCAATGCTTTGTCATTGCCGTTAATCGTATTGCTAACAAGGTAGAAAACTTTAATGGTCAATCTATGGTGATTCAACCTTGGGGTGAAGTATTATGGGTTGGTGCAGAAGATGAGGAAGTAGCTGTTATAGACGTCGATTTTTCAATTGTCGATGAAGTTCGAGGAAGAATTCCAGTTTATGATGACCGTAGACCAGGCCTGTATAGTGGCGTAGTTAACAAATAA
- a CDS encoding polysaccharide deacetylase family protein, whose product MKRKVIITVTSFLLVFLLLLVTYKLMNSRTYQLFGNITKQVETTQKVVALTFDDGPTENVNMILPLLEKYHAKATFFLIGEEIETHPDEAKKIVEQGHQIGNHTYSHNRMVFKTLSYYKKEIEKTDLLIRNTGFKGEIDVRPPNGKKLIGFPYYLKKHHRDTITWNLEPDSYYSLATDKVNYVKENIEPGSIILIHPMYDKTDNTLQTIEGILQELSNEGYTFVTVNELQEL is encoded by the coding sequence ATGAAAAGGAAAGTAATCATCACTGTGACAAGCTTTCTGCTAGTTTTTCTCCTATTACTGGTCACATATAAATTAATGAATTCGAGGACATATCAGTTGTTCGGAAATATAACGAAACAAGTAGAGACAACTCAAAAAGTGGTTGCATTAACGTTTGATGATGGCCCAACAGAAAATGTAAATATGATACTGCCACTATTAGAAAAATATCATGCAAAAGCGACCTTCTTTCTAATTGGCGAAGAAATTGAAACACATCCAGACGAGGCAAAAAAAATTGTAGAGCAAGGACATCAAATCGGCAATCACACCTATTCTCATAATCGGATGGTTTTCAAAACCCTTTCATATTATAAGAAAGAAATTGAAAAAACCGATCTATTGATTCGCAATACTGGTTTTAAAGGAGAAATTGATGTTCGGCCTCCTAATGGGAAAAAACTTATAGGATTTCCATACTACCTAAAGAAACATCATCGAGACACGATAACTTGGAATCTCGAACCAGATAGTTATTACAGCTTAGCGACAGACAAAGTAAATTATGTAAAAGAAAATATCGAGCCTGGTTCAATTATTTTGATTCATCCAATGTATGATAAAACCGATAATACGCTTCAAACAATTGAAGGCATTTTACAAGAGCTTTCAAATGAAGGCTATACATTTGTTACCGTTAATGAACTTCAAGAATTGTAA
- a CDS encoding pyridoxal phosphate-dependent aminotransferase codes for MELSKKLQQLPPQFFAALVQKVNAALAEGRDIINLGQGNPDQPTPPHIIKALQEAAENPQHHKYSPFRGITELRQAAADFYKREYNVEINPDTEVAILGGTKIGLVELPMAVLNPGDTMLLPDPGYPDYLSGVVLGDVQYDVMPLFAENDFLPDYDALSDEVKERAKLLYLNYPNNPTGGTATLAFFEETVSFAKAHQMIVAHDFAYGAIGFDGNKPVSFLQADGAKDVGIELYTLSKTYNMAGWRIGFAVGNAQVIEAINLIQDHLFCSQFPAIQQAAAIALTSSQTCAQELKETYERRRNVLIEEAQRIGWQVTAPKGSFFAWLPVPIGYTSEQFADVLLDKADIAVAAGNGFGQFGEGYVRVGLLVSEERLREAIGRIEKLNLFKR; via the coding sequence ATGGAATTATCAAAAAAACTACAGCAACTCCCTCCACAATTTTTTGCAGCACTTGTACAAAAGGTCAATGCAGCACTAGCGGAAGGACGCGACATTATTAATCTTGGTCAAGGCAATCCCGACCAACCGACTCCCCCGCATATAATTAAAGCACTTCAAGAGGCAGCAGAAAACCCACAGCATCATAAATACTCTCCGTTTCGTGGCATTACTGAATTACGCCAAGCGGCAGCTGATTTTTATAAACGTGAATACAACGTTGAGATTAATCCTGATACAGAAGTAGCCATTTTAGGTGGTACGAAAATTGGACTTGTGGAACTACCAATGGCAGTGTTAAATCCTGGTGACACTATGCTGTTACCTGATCCAGGGTATCCAGATTATTTATCTGGTGTTGTGTTAGGTGACGTGCAATATGACGTCATGCCACTTTTTGCAGAAAATGATTTTTTACCTGACTATGATGCATTATCTGATGAAGTAAAAGAAAGAGCTAAGCTTCTTTACTTAAATTACCCGAACAATCCTACTGGTGGAACAGCAACACTTGCATTTTTCGAAGAAACAGTAAGCTTTGCAAAAGCGCATCAAATGATTGTAGCACACGATTTCGCCTACGGTGCGATTGGCTTTGATGGCAATAAACCAGTAAGTTTCTTGCAGGCAGACGGTGCCAAAGATGTGGGCATTGAACTGTATACATTATCAAAAACCTATAATATGGCTGGCTGGCGCATCGGTTTTGCAGTTGGAAATGCACAAGTTATAGAAGCTATTAATCTTATTCAAGATCATTTATTCTGTAGCCAATTCCCTGCTATTCAACAGGCAGCAGCTATCGCATTAACATCCTCACAAACTTGTGCACAGGAACTTAAGGAAACATATGAGCGTCGACGAAACGTTCTTATCGAAGAAGCACAGCGTATCGGTTGGCAAGTAACCGCTCCAAAAGGTTCGTTTTTTGCTTGGCTCCCTGTTCCAATAGGGTACACAAGTGAACAATTTGCCGATGTATTACTTGATAAAGCGGATATTGCTGTAGCCGCTGGTAATGGCTTTGGACAGTTTGGTGAAGGCTATGTACGTGTCGGTTTGCTTGTAAGCGAAGAACGCTTACGTGAAGCTATTGGCCGAATTGAAAAGCTTAACCTTTTTAAACGATAA
- a CDS encoding MetQ/NlpA family ABC transporter substrate-binding protein: MRKSLLAFLTIILAVVLAACGSSDKGSDSKKGSDAAGDSKSIKLGATAGPYSDMLKKAIIPQLEEKGYKVELVEFSDYVQPNKALDNGDIDANLFQHTKYLENFEEQNNMDLEALIIVPTAPMGFFSNKYKSIDEIPDGATVAIANDPSNAARTLLSLQEQGLIEIDPSIEELKASEKDVVKNDKNLVFQPIEAAALPRTVESVDLAGVPGNFALAAGLDLLNAVFLENMPDQFRNVIAVKADNKDSQLSKDLVEIVESAKFEEVIDADFKGFGKPEWMENRK, encoded by the coding sequence ATGAGAAAATCATTACTAGCATTTTTGACAATTATCCTTGCTGTCGTTTTAGCAGCATGTGGTTCTAGCGACAAAGGTTCCGATTCAAAAAAAGGTTCAGATGCAGCGGGAGATAGTAAATCTATTAAACTAGGTGCAACAGCAGGACCTTATAGTGATATGCTTAAAAAAGCAATTATTCCACAGCTTGAAGAAAAAGGTTACAAAGTTGAATTAGTAGAGTTCAGTGATTATGTGCAGCCAAATAAAGCTTTAGATAATGGCGATATTGATGCGAACTTATTCCAGCATACGAAGTACTTAGAAAACTTTGAAGAGCAGAACAACATGGATTTAGAAGCATTAATTATTGTGCCGACTGCGCCAATGGGCTTTTTCTCGAACAAATACAAATCAATCGATGAAATTCCTGATGGGGCAACTGTGGCAATTGCCAACGATCCTTCAAATGCAGCACGTACATTATTATCATTGCAGGAGCAAGGCTTAATCGAGATTGACCCTAGCATTGAAGAATTAAAAGCATCCGAAAAAGATGTTGTGAAAAACGACAAAAATTTAGTATTCCAACCGATCGAGGCGGCAGCACTTCCGCGTACAGTGGAAAGTGTTGATTTAGCTGGCGTACCTGGTAACTTTGCTTTAGCAGCGGGGCTAGATTTACTAAATGCGGTATTTTTAGAAAACATGCCTGACCAATTCCGTAACGTTATTGCGGTGAAGGCTGATAATAAAGATTCACAATTATCAAAGGATCTAGTTGAAATTGTAGAATCGGCTAAATTCGAAGAAGTTATTGATGCAGATTTCAAAGGCTTTGGTAAACCAGAGTGGATGGAAAATCGTAAATAA
- a CDS encoding methionine ABC transporter permease produces MFDVTHFIEMIPDILKAFQETIIMIGISLSVSIVVGLPLGILLFVTDKGLFWENRLIKSVFGFAVNFIRSIPYIILLVALFPLTKLLVGQTIGPIAASVSLSVAAIPFFARLVETSLREIDKGVIEASIAVGATPWMIIKDVLIPEAKSSIIQAMTVTVISLVAFSAMAGVVGGGGIGDLAIRFGYYRYDNTIMIATVAILILLVQAIQIAGDWFAKSIDKR; encoded by the coding sequence ATGTTTGATGTAACCCATTTTATCGAGATGATTCCAGATATATTGAAAGCCTTTCAGGAAACGATTATTATGATTGGCATCTCGCTATCTGTGTCAATCGTGGTAGGTTTACCACTTGGTATTTTACTATTTGTCACGGATAAGGGGCTATTTTGGGAAAATCGTTTAATTAAAAGTGTGTTTGGCTTTGCGGTGAACTTTATTCGGTCGATTCCCTACATCATTTTATTAGTCGCGTTATTCCCATTAACGAAATTACTAGTTGGACAAACAATTGGGCCGATTGCAGCGAGTGTTTCGTTATCAGTTGCAGCCATTCCATTTTTTGCACGATTAGTGGAAACATCATTACGAGAAATTGATAAAGGTGTTATTGAGGCGTCAATAGCAGTAGGCGCCACACCGTGGATGATTATTAAAGATGTTTTAATTCCTGAAGCAAAATCAAGCATCATTCAAGCAATGACAGTTACTGTCATTAGTTTAGTTGCTTTCTCTGCAATGGCAGGCGTAGTAGGTGGCGGTGGTATTGGTGATTTAGCTATCCGATTCGGCTACTATCGTTATGATAATACAATTATGATTGCTACCGTTGCGATTTTAATTTTGCTCGTGCAAGCGATACAAATTGCTGGCGACTGGTTTGCAAAATCAATTGATAAAAGATAA